GCTAAGAATGTGGATACGGTCTATGTTATGTATAATAGAGAGATCGCTGAAGTAGGGGACTATCAAGATTTAGTGCTTCACAAAGGGATTAATGCAAACATGTACGCTTTACAATCATCTTGGTATAAGTGGAGAGGAGAAAGACATCATGACTGAGAAAGAAAAAATGTTAGCCGGGAAGCTATATAAAGCATTTGGAGAGGAATTGCTAGGGGAACGTCAGCATGCTAAAGAGATTTTGTTTGAATTTAATGCTTTACGACCTAGCGAAATTGATCAACGAAATGCATTAATAAAACCATTATTGGGACGTACAGGAGCTAAGTTTTTCATAGAACCGCCATTTCGTTGTGATTACGGCTATAATATCTCAATTGGTGAGAACTTTTATTCGAATTACAACTTTACAGTCTTGGATTGCAACACAGTAACGATAGGGGATAATGTGTTGATCGGGCCTAATGTAAGTATATTTGCAGCAGGTCATCCCGCTCATTATGAACTGAGAGTTGAGGAATATGAGTATGCTTACCCCGTTACTATCGGAAATAATGTATGGATCGGCGGTGGAGCAATTATAAATCCCGGGGTCACTATCGGAGATAATACCATCATCGGATCGGGCAGTGCTGTTACTAAAGATATCCCTGCAAATGTGATTGCAGTGGGTAACCCTTGCAGAGTCATACGGGAGATAACTGAAGATGATAAGGGTCAATATGATCATAAATAAGAAGTTAATCATACTGCCATGTAAGCTATCCTTTTCTTATCTTCGCTGCATATATGATTTGCCCTGTGTGTTACCCTCATGTCCAAAAAGTTAAAACTGACGTTGCATAAATGTGTTAGTTCAGTTGTATGATATAATTGTTGAAAAAAAGGCATAGGGAGAACTATATGACTACAATCATTGATAAAATCGCTTGGATTCATATCGAGAACGGACAAGTTTTATGTACACGTTCCAAAGGGAAAGATACCTATTATTTGCCTGGAGGAAAAAGAGAAGCGGGGGAAACAGACGAGGAGACGCTTTTGCGCGAAATTGAGGAAGAAATCTCTGTTCAGATTAAGGATGATACCGTCTCTTATTTTGGAACCTTTGAAGCAGAGGCTCATGGCAAAGCAGAAGGTGTTACAGTAAAAATGACCTGTTATATTGCGGATTATGAAGGGACATTAACGCCAGCGTCCGAAATCGAGGAATTGACTTGGTTAAGCTATAAAGATCGAAATCGTGTATCTGTAGTTACCCAAATTATTTTTGATCAATTGCATGAGAAGAATTTGCTCTTATAAATCAACTAGAGAAAAGTTTTTGAAGTCCGTTTTAAGCCCGTACGAAGGCTTGAGACGGTCTTTTTATTTCTATGAGCAACAGCAGCCGCTTGGGCAATAACAACGTTTCTTCTCATTTAGGACAGATGTCCTTTTTTAAACCCTTGAATTGCTTTTTAATATGTAAGAGATCGAAGTTGAGGAGAGAGAGAAATGAGAGGGATTATATTTGCATTTTTAGCGGGGGCTTGTATTACGTTACAGGGTGTATCAAATGCTCGAATTAGTCAAGATATCGGGACTTGGCAGGCGGCGACAATTACACAGTTAACGGGGTTTATCATGTCCTTCCTAATTCTTTTGTTCGTTAGAGATGGGAAATGGGGAGGAATAAAGCAAGTAAAACCCTTATATTTGATCGGCGGCGCTTTTGCAGCTGTAATTATTTTCAGTGAAGTAACGGCCATTCAGCAAATCGGTGTTACATTTACAATATCCTCGTTGTTGATTGCTCAGCTATGTCTGACCTTCTTGATTGATATTAAAGGCTGGTTTGGAATGGAAAAACGAAAGATGAGATTACCGCAGTTCATCGGCATCGGGTTGATGATATCTGGCGTTGTGATACTAAAATTCTAACAACCTTGAGTATAGTCGATAAATGGAGGAATTAAGTTATGGTTATTGGGTTGATATTAGCGCTTATTGCGGGATCACTCGTGAGTCTGCAAAATATATTTAATACGAAAGTTAACGAAAAGGTTGGTTCTTGGGCAACGACAACTTTAGTGTTAGGGATGGGATTCTTAGCTTCATTTATTATGAGTCTTATCGTTGAGGGAAACCGTATATTTACTTTGAGAAATATGGAGCCTTGGTATTGGATCAGTGGTTTGATCGGAGTCGGGGTGGTATTATGCCTTGTGCAAGGTACTAAACGACTGGGCCCAACGTATGCGATTTCGATCGTATTGATCTCTCAGCTTGGGTTCGCACTACTCTGGGATTCACTAGGCTGGTTAGGGCTTGAAAAGGTTCCTTTTACTTGGAAACAGTTGCTTGGAGTACTGGTTATTATTGGGGGTATCCTCGTATTTAAGCTAGGTGGCGAACGGGAGACGCAGAAGGCAGCTTGATTTATTCTCAGACTCATGTCTGTCAATATAAAAGTGATGGCAGTCACACGAGGCTGGAACTAATTCAAATTATACTTTGGGAAAGTACTCGCTCAAATATAAATAAGGAGTGGATCATCCTATGTTCATACAATTGAACTCCCAAACTATTGAAAAGTTAGAAAAAAACCTTGGTGAACGACTCGGATATTTTAAATTATTTTTCGACACAGAGGGTTGTGGTTGTAATGGTGTGATCGTAATTCAGATCATTAGTGAACCCCATCCTACAGATATTGAAGTTCAGAAAGAGCCTTTTACTTTTTTTGTTGACCGACAGCAGGAATCTTTATTTGATGAACAGATGCGGCTTGAAGCAGATGAGAATTACCCGTCGTTCAGATTAAGAAGTGATTCGAGTCTGTTAGGAAGTAATATTCGAGTAAAAGATATTCGATAGGCGGGTCGGAGCAGTTGAATGTAGAGTGTGTAGAGTGGCTGATGAAGCGATTCTGCACACTTTTTTTATTGCTTACTATGTCACGTCGTGATATAGTCACGTTGAGACATATTTAATTGTGACGTATAAATGCTGTTACGTAATAAGGGAGCTGGGCATGTTGAACCCTGAGAAAGTGTTAAAAAAATATGTACCCATGACTGAAACAGCTTTCTATATTCTTTTATCCTTAGATGAACCACGTCATGGATATGGAATAGTGAAGCATGTAGAGAAAATCACGAAAGCACGCCTTTTGTTAGGCTCAGGTACTGTTTATGGCACGTTAACGAAGATGCAAAAAGATGGGATGATTACTGTTTTTGCTGATGAAGAGAGAAAAACGGTTTATGAAAGAACAGACTTAGGGATGCTAATTCTTGCTACTGAGATCAAAAGGCTTAAAGAGCTGCATGAGAATGCTATAAAATATGGGGGTGATGTAGATGATCATCAAAATATTTAAACCCTTTTGGAGTTATGATGTTCAGAAAACCGAAGATTGGTTGGCTTCTATGGCGCAAAAAGGTTATGAACTTATCCGAATCAACCGTTTAACTAGATATTTTTACTTTCAACAGGTTGAATCGAACGTAGCTAACTATCGGATCGTATTTGATAAAGTTCGAAATCCATCCCTTTCTAAAGGATTATTAAATTTTGGATGGACGAAGGTGTTACAGAGCGGCAAATGGGTTGTGACGATGAATAGGCTGCCTTTAGAACAGATAAGAACATTTCCTGATCGAGAAGGGATCGTAAAGCATAACAAGAAGATCATGTATATTTTTACGGGGATATTGATTTATTTAATGGTTGCATTCCTCAATGTAATTTTAATAAGTGCAATAGCAATGAGTGTATCCAAATTTAATCATTTTAATGTTTTCAGTGGACCGTATGGTTTTATTCCCGCTACTGCATTGGGGCTTAGCGTGATCTTGTGTATTTTCACAGTGTATTCGTTGATCACATTAAACAAGACTAACAAAAGAATAACAGAAGAATTCTTACAGCCAAGCAAGTCAAATGGTCAAGTGACACCCCTTCAGCAAATCATACTAAGTAAAAATGAAGAAAAGCGTTTGAAAAATTCAGGTCAACTTGTAATGAAGTGGAAGCCTGGATGGATGTATGCGCCAGATCGGCTTGAGGCATGGCTAGAGGGAATGGAAGAAAAGGGATATAATCTGTACAAAGTTGGCAAAACAGGTGCTGCCTTTTATTTTATAAAAGGGAAACCTCGTAAGGTGTGTTATTGTGCGGACTTACAAAATACTGCAGACACCAATTACTTCAACATTCACATGGAATCTGGCTGGGCATGTCTGTATAAATCGAGTTCATGGACTCAAAGATGGGTTGTATGGGGCCAAGAATATGTACCGGGTGAAGCAAAACCGCAAATATACAGCGATAAGTTAAATCAACTGAAACTAGCTAGACGTATAGCCTTAACTTATTCTGCTATGTTCTTGCCCCTTATAATTGTATATACGTATACCATAGTAATTAACATTAAATTATTGACTTACTCAAATCTGGATCGATTGCAGCTCATAAATTTGATTTTGTTCGCCATATTAATTCTCATGTTTGGCTCGTATGTAAGTCGAACTTGGCTATATTACAACCGTCTTCGTAAACATCATCTATAGTATCGTGGAGGTGTATGATACAACAGAACATTTATGACAACCCTGAGTTTTTTCAAATGTATAAGAACTTAAGGGAATCAAGAATTACATACAATGACTTTATTGAACAACCTGCAATAAGAGGGTTACTTCCAGACCTACAGGATTTAAACGTTCTCGACCTTGGCTGCGGTTTTGGTGAAATGGCAAACTATATGATTGATAACAAAGCGTCACACGTAACAGGAGTAGATATATCAGAGAAAATGTTAGCTATGGCAGGGAAGCGACCTGAGATCCTTTATATACAGGGTTCTATGGAGGAAATCAATTTTAATAGTAATGAATTTGATTTGGTAGTAAGTTCGTTAGCTTTTCATTATATTGAGGATTACAAAGCACTCATTAGTAGGATTTCAGAATGGATTAAACCCTATGGGCATCTGGTATTTTCAACAGAGCATCCGGTTGTTTTATCAAATAAGAGCCAAAGTGGGTGGGTTAAAGATCCTGAT
This Paenibacillus sp. FSL R5-0345 DNA region includes the following protein-coding sequences:
- a CDS encoding sugar O-acetyltransferase, coding for MTEKEKMLAGKLYKAFGEELLGERQHAKEILFEFNALRPSEIDQRNALIKPLLGRTGAKFFIEPPFRCDYGYNISIGENFYSNYNFTVLDCNTVTIGDNVLIGPNVSIFAAGHPAHYELRVEEYEYAYPVTIGNNVWIGGGAIINPGVTIGDNTIIGSGSAVTKDIPANVIAVGNPCRVIREITEDDKGQYDHK
- a CDS encoding NUDIX hydrolase, with amino-acid sequence MTTIIDKIAWIHIENGQVLCTRSKGKDTYYLPGGKREAGETDEETLLREIEEEISVQIKDDTVSYFGTFEAEAHGKAEGVTVKMTCYIADYEGTLTPASEIEELTWLSYKDRNRVSVVTQIIFDQLHEKNLLL
- a CDS encoding DMT family transporter, with amino-acid sequence MRGIIFAFLAGACITLQGVSNARISQDIGTWQAATITQLTGFIMSFLILLFVRDGKWGGIKQVKPLYLIGGAFAAVIIFSEVTAIQQIGVTFTISSLLIAQLCLTFLIDIKGWFGMEKRKMRLPQFIGIGLMISGVVILKF
- a CDS encoding DMT family transporter, translating into MVIGLILALIAGSLVSLQNIFNTKVNEKVGSWATTTLVLGMGFLASFIMSLIVEGNRIFTLRNMEPWYWISGLIGVGVVLCLVQGTKRLGPTYAISIVLISQLGFALLWDSLGWLGLEKVPFTWKQLLGVLVIIGGILVFKLGGERETQKAA
- a CDS encoding iron-sulfur cluster biosynthesis family protein; the encoded protein is MFIQLNSQTIEKLEKNLGERLGYFKLFFDTEGCGCNGVIVIQIISEPHPTDIEVQKEPFTFFVDRQQESLFDEQMRLEADENYPSFRLRSDSSLLGSNIRVKDIR
- a CDS encoding PadR family transcriptional regulator, whose translation is MLNPEKVLKKYVPMTETAFYILLSLDEPRHGYGIVKHVEKITKARLLLGSGTVYGTLTKMQKDGMITVFADEERKTVYERTDLGMLILATEIKRLKELHENAIKYGGDVDDHQNI
- a CDS encoding DUF2812 domain-containing protein, coding for MIIKIFKPFWSYDVQKTEDWLASMAQKGYELIRINRLTRYFYFQQVESNVANYRIVFDKVRNPSLSKGLLNFGWTKVLQSGKWVVTMNRLPLEQIRTFPDREGIVKHNKKIMYIFTGILIYLMVAFLNVILISAIAMSVSKFNHFNVFSGPYGFIPATALGLSVILCIFTVYSLITLNKTNKRITEEFLQPSKSNGQVTPLQQIILSKNEEKRLKNSGQLVMKWKPGWMYAPDRLEAWLEGMEEKGYNLYKVGKTGAAFYFIKGKPRKVCYCADLQNTADTNYFNIHMESGWACLYKSSSWTQRWVVWGQEYVPGEAKPQIYSDKLNQLKLARRIALTYSAMFLPLIIVYTYTIVINIKLLTYSNLDRLQLINLILFAILILMFGSYVSRTWLYYNRLRKHHL
- a CDS encoding class I SAM-dependent DNA methyltransferase, whose translation is MQQNIYDNPEFFQMYKNLRESRITYNDFIEQPAIRGLLPDLQDLNVLDLGCGFGEMANYMIDNKASHVTGVDISEKMLAMAGKRPEILYIQGSMEEINFNSNEFDLVVSSLAFHYIEDYKALISRISEWIKPYGHLVFSTEHPVVLSNKSQSGWVKDPDHNILHWPIDNYGEEGLRSQFWGIDGVIKYHRKLSTLLNTLIQNGLTVEEIVEPESIAEGLEKMPKLLNERRRPSFLLIKARKTLIHGK